One Archangium violaceum genomic window, TCCGGTCCCGGGCGGATGTCCCGCACCCTCATGGTGCCCTCGGCCGTGCCGTCGCTGCGCCACAGCTCGGAGCCGTGCTCGGGATCATACCCGACGAAGAAGACCCTGCTACCCAGCACCGTGAGCTGCGTTGGCAAGCCGCTTCTCGAGCCGAGGGTGATATCCCGGACGAGGACGGTGCCTTCCTGCGTCAGATCGCTTCGCCACAGCTCGGTGCCCTCGAACGTGTAGACGCGGAAGAAGAGCAGCTCGGGCGTGGCGGCCAGCTCCTCGATGAACACGAACTCGCCGTCCGGTCCGGGGATGACCTCCGCCGCGAGCCGCGTGCCCTGCTCCGTCCCGTCCGTCCGCCACAGCTCGCGGCCATGTACCCCATCGTCGGCGACGAAGACGAGCTGCCCGTTCCACACGGTGAAGAGAGTCGGTGAAGCGCTCTCGGGGCCTGGCCAGATGTCCCTCACCAACCACGTGCCCTCGGGAGTCCCATCGCTCCGCCACAGCTCCTGGCCGTGCACGCCATCGTTCGCCGTGAAGTACAGCACCCCCTCCAGGACGATCTCCTCGAAGGCACCGCTGCCTCCGGCTCCCGGGCGGATGTCCTTCACCAGCCGGGTGCTCCCGGGCGTCCCGCCGCTCCGCCACAGCTCCTCGCCGTGCACGCCATCGTTCGCGAAGAAGAGCAGCACGCCTCCACCCAGGTCGATCATCTTCGAGGGAAACGAGCTCTCGGGCCCGGGGCGGATGTCCTCGACGAGCCGCGCGCCCCCCAGGGTGCCATCCAGCCTCCAGAGCTCGGTGCCGAAGCTCGGATCGTACGCATCGACGAAGAGCAGCCCTCCCACGCCCGCCTGCCAGTAGATGCGCGGGTCCTCCGCACCGGGGACGATGTCCTGCACCAGGTACGCGGGCCCGAAGCCGCCCGGATCCGCTGGCGCCTCCCCCACCGGGGCGCTCGTGCCCGCGTTCATGGCCCACAGCTCCGTGCCACGCCTCGGCTCCGTGGCCACGAAGAACACCCGCGAGCCGGACCGCGTGAACCCGTGGGGCGCGCTGGAGAAGGGACCGATCACCAGGTCCGCGATCCGCCTCGTCCCCAGGAGCGTGCCGTCACTCGTCCAGGGCTCGTGCCCGGAAGTCCACTCGCGAGCGGTGAAGAAGAGCTGGCCGCCCTGCGCCGTCAGGTACGCGATGCTGGAGCCCTGCGGCCCGGGCCTCACGTCCCTGAGGAGGAAGGTGCCGCCCGCGGTCCCGTCGCTGCGCCACAACTCGTCTCCCTCGGAGGGCGTGTACGCGGAGAAGTACAGGATGCCCTCCAGCCCCGTGAGCTCACGGAGGTACGGGCTGCCCGGTCCCGGGATGATGTCCTCCACCAGGCCCGTTCCCTCGCGCGTGCCGTCGCTCGTCCACGGCTCGCTGCCATGCACGCTCTCGTTGGCGACGAAGAAGAGCCGCTCTCCCGTGGCGATGAGGTCGGAACGCAGCCGGGCGGGCACTTCCGCGACCAGCACCGTCCCCTCGGTCGTGCCATCGCTCCTCCAGACCCAGAAGGGCGCGCGAGGAAAGCCATCCTCGTCCTCCTCGTACAGGACGAAGTAGAGCCATCCCTCCGCGGCCACCGGGCCGATCGGGAACACGAGGCCGGGCTCATCCGTGAAGTCGCGCAGCAGGACGGTGCCCTCCGCCGTGCCATCACTTCGGTAGAGCGCCCGCTCCACGAAGAAGTAGAGCTGGCCGTTCCACACCGTCAGCATTTGCGGAGAAGAAGGCAGCCAGTCGGCGACGGGCCGGGTACTGCCGGGCGTGCCCTCCGTCCGCCACAGCATGCTGCCCGTCTCGAAGGAGAACGCGGAGAAATAGAAGACGCCGCCCAGCGCGGCCACCGCGCCGATGTACGTACTCTCCGAGCCTGGGGTGAGGTCCTCCACGAGCCACGTGCCCTCGGGCGTTCCATCACTCGTCCACAGCTCGTGACCGTGGATGCCATCATCCGCGGCGAAGAAGACGCGCCGTCCCACCGCGGTGAGGCGGTAGATCACCGAATCTTCCGGCCCGGGACGGATGTCCTCCACCCCGCGCGTCCCACCCGACGTGCCGTCGCTCGTCCACAGCTCGTTGCCATGCTCGGCGTCCATGGCGACGAAGAAGAGCGTTCCCGCCGCGTCCGTCAGCTGACTGGGGCCGGAGCTGAGCTGACCGGGGACGATGTCCTCGACCCGGTACGGCTCGCCGGGCCGGAGGGAGGCCCGAGCCGCCACCCCTGCTCGCGATCCGGCGACGTCCGGAGGAGACTCGCCACACGCCAGACACACGACGAGGGTCAGCGGAAACAACCGGAGCAGAGCGGCAGTCGAGCGCATGAAGCACCATCCCCCCCGCGCGGAGTGCGCGGGGCGGAGCCAAAGGTGGATGCGCGCTGCCCCTTGTCTAGAGGTCCTCCGGGCGGCCGTGCGTGTTGGCTACACCGTGGAGTGATTACAGCCGGCGGCCAAAAGGCTGACCATCCAACAGCAGGTAGACCTGGCCATCCGGGGTGCCCTGGAAGCTCACGTTCATCCCCTCGTTGATGCCAAGGTGATGCCGGATGACGAAATCATTGTCACCGTAGGGCTCGAATTCCAGGACCTGGGTAGGCGTCGTATAGGTCCAATCCGCCAGCAGCTTGCCCGACGACACATAGATCCGCATCACGCCAAAGATGGGGAGGAGGTAGTTGCCCACGTACTTCTCCCACACCGAGGGGTCCGGCACGAAGGTGCTGGGAGGCCGGTAGACCAGAGGGGGAGCCGGAGGAGGCTCGGCGCCCAACAGCAGCGCGGCAACACCCTTGGCCAACTCCTGCTGGTGGGCGCCGTTCAGGTTGGCGAGCGTCGCCACCGCGAGGTTCTCCTCGGGGAAGAGGATGAACATGGAGCCGCCGCCGATCACACTTCCATTGTGGTAGACGGCCTGCCGTCCGAACATCGACCCCAGCTCCCAACCATACCCATAGGACTCGGTCGCGGAGGTGGCCGCGGCGGGCAACCACATCTCGCGGAGGGACTCCGGGGTGATGACGCGGCCATGAAGGCCCTGACCCTTCGCGAGCAACGCGGCCAGGTAGTAGCTCACGTCGCGGGCGGAGGAATAGGTCGAGGACCCGGCCGGGTGCTGCTCACGTGCGAGCAGCATGGGCGCGGGGCGGGTCTCCCCTCGTGTCCACACGTAGCCCTGAGCCAGGGGAGCGGTCCTATCGGCTGGAGGGCCGAAAGTGGTGTGATTCATCCCCAGGGGCTGGAAGACGTGGCTCGCCAGGTATCGCTCATAAGACATACCTGACACCTTCTGGACGATGAGTCCCATGACGGCGTAACCCGTGTTGGAATACATCCAACCCTGGCCCGGCGGGAAGGCGAGGCTCAACTGGGAGAAGGAGCGCACCCGGCGCTCCAACGCACCGGCATCCGTGGTGCCCTCCAGGAGGGATTTCGCTGGCATTCCCGAGGTATGTGACAGGAGTTGCTTCACGAGGATTCCACTGCCCTTCCCGTCCGCGGTCTGGAACCAGGGGATGTAGCGCGTCACCGGCGCCTCCAGGTCCACCAGCCCCCGCTCCACCAGCTGCATGAGGGCCAACGCCGTCATGGACTTGGTGGTCGAACCGATCGACACGAGGGAGCACGAGGTCATCGGCTCGCCCGATTCCAGGTTGCTGCTCCCGTAACCCCGGACGTACACGGGCCTGCCTTCACGCAGGACCACCAGCGAGAGCCCGGGGATGTGGCCATGCTGCATCCGCTGTCCGACGAACGTGTCGATGCGCTCCTTCATCTGCACGGACAGGGAGCCCTCCGTCTCCAGACAGAAGTGGGAGCGCGACTCCAACGAGGGCTCGGCGTGGGCGGTATTCCAACTGGCGCCCAGGGAGAGCGCGGCGGCGAGGACGAATCTCTTCATCAAGGTGATTTGCTCCGGTGACCTGGGGTCGGTCCGGCCAACCGCCCCTGCTTCGACTGACTTGGTCTCCGGAGCACCCGGAATTGATCAAAAATTCTTTTTCCGCCCGGACGCCGCCCGGTTTCTTGACTCGCGGGGGTCCGCCCTCACAGTGCGGCGCGTGTCACGGCGAGGATGGAGGGTTGAAGTCAGCGCCGCGGCTGCCCTGTTCCTGGCGGCCTGCGTCTCTGTGAGAGGGCGGCCCGCGGAGGGCCCGCTCGATGAGGCCCAGCTCTATCTGCGGGCCTGGGCCGGGGGCGACTACGCCGCCCTGAGGCACGTGGTGGCCGATCCACCGGCCAACCTCGAGGAGCAACACCAGCGCTTCCGCGACGATCTGCGCATCCTCTCGTCCCGCTTCGAGCTCGACCGCGTCCATCACGAAGCGGACAGCGCCGTGGTCACCTTCCGAGCCATCCACGTGCTGCGAGGGCTGGGCGAGTGGGAGGTGAACAGCGCGCTGCGCTTCGTGCGCCGCGAGGGAATCTGGTGGGTGCGCTGGACGCCAGCGGTGCTGCACCCCGAGGCACGCGAGGGCGATCGCTTCTCGCGCACGAGGACGCGCTCGGAGCGGGCCGACATCCTGGACGGAAAGGGCCAACCCCTCACCCACCTGGGCGAGGTCATCACCATTGGCGTCGAGCCCCGGCGCATCCAGAATCGCGCCGCCGTCGCCTCGGCGCTCCAGGCGCAGCTGGGCGTGGATCCGGTGCGGTTCCAAAAGGTGCTGAACGCGCCGGGCGTGGCGCCCGATCACTTCCTGCCCATCATCGACGTGCGGCCCGAGCGCTACCAGTTGGTGCGCCCGGCGCTGGCACCCGTGCCTGGCATCTTCTTCCGCCGCAAGAAGAACGTCCGGCTCTCCCCTGCCGAGGGCTTCGCCGCGCATACCCTGGGCCGGGTGGGAGAGATAACGGCCGAGCTGCTCGCGCAGCTGGGCCCGACCTACCAACCGGGAGACCTCGTGGGCGTGTCCGGGCTGGAGCTGGCGTATGAGCCACAGCTCGCGGGAACCCCCTCGGGCGAGGTACGCCTCACCCGCCCCTCCGGCGAGGCGCGCGTCATCCATCGCTTCGAGGGAACGCCGGGCACACCGCTGCGCACCACGCTGCTCCCGGAGGTGCAATCGGCCGCGGAGATGGCGCTCGAGGGAGTGGCCCTGCCCGCGGCGCTCGTCGCGGTGGACACCGCCACGGGCGCCATCCTGGCCATCGTCAGCCGGCCGCTCGAGGTGCCCCTGCACCGGGCCCTCACCGGCCGCTATCCGCCCGGCTCGACGTTCAAGGTCGTCACGTCGGAAGCACTGCTCGCCGAGGGACTGAGCGCGGATTCCCCGGTGTCATGCCCGCCCACGGTGACGGTGGGCGGTAAGCAGTTCCGCAACTTCGAGGGCGAGGCGTTCGGCAATACCCGCCTGCGCACGGTCTTCGCCCACTCGTGCAACACCGCCTTCGTGACGCTGGCGGCCGGCCTCGAGCCAGACGCGCTCGGAGCCGCGGCCCGCCGCTTCGGGTTCAACGTGGAGTACCAGGTGGGCCTTCCGTCTCCGGGTGCCTCGTTTCCCGAGCCCCGGGACGAGACCGAGCGGGCCGCGGCGGCCATCGGACAGGGACGCGTGCTGGCCACGCCGCTGCACATGGCCTCGGTCGCGGCGGCGGCCGAGTCGGGCAGGTGGCGCGCGCCCTACCTCGTGGCCAACGTCGAGGAGCACCCGAGTGCCTCGCTCTCGCCCGGCACCCGAGCGCCCCTGCACGCGCTGATGCGCGCCGTCGTCACCGAGGGCTCGGGCCGATCGGCCGCAGGCATACCGGGGCTCGCGGGCAAGACGGGCACGGCCGAATTCGGAAGCGGCACGCCGCTGCCCACGCATGCCTGGTTCATCGGCTTTCACAAAGGCATCGGATTCGCAGTCCTGGTGGAGGGCGGAGGAGTAGGCGGTCGAGTCGCCGTGCCCATCGCCGCGAGGTTCGCCGCGGCCTTGTGACGTAGCCTCCGCGTGGCGACTTCCAACAGAGCCACATCGAGAGGACGCGGCGCGGGTGCCGTATCGCTACACCGGGTAGTCAGAAGATGATGCAGTCGAACTTCTCGATGACGGCCCTGAGCTCTTCCGGCGTGGTCTCCATCTGCTTCGCAATCGTGGGAGCGTGATAG contains:
- a CDS encoding serine hydrolase, whose protein sequence is MKRFVLAAALSLGASWNTAHAEPSLESRSHFCLETEGSLSVQMKERIDTFVGQRMQHGHIPGLSLVVLREGRPVYVRGYGSSNLESGEPMTSCSLVSIGSTTKSMTALALMQLVERGLVDLEAPVTRYIPWFQTADGKGSGILVKQLLSHTSGMPAKSLLEGTTDAGALERRVRSFSQLSLAFPPGQGWMYSNTGYAVMGLIVQKVSGMSYERYLASHVFQPLGMNHTTFGPPADRTAPLAQGYVWTRGETRPAPMLLAREQHPAGSSTYSSARDVSYYLAALLAKGQGLHGRVITPESLREMWLPAAATSATESYGYGWELGSMFGRQAVYHNGSVIGGGSMFILFPEENLAVATLANLNGAHQQELAKGVAALLLGAEPPPAPPLVYRPPSTFVPDPSVWEKYVGNYLLPIFGVMRIYVSSGKLLADWTYTTPTQVLEFEPYGDNDFVIRHHLGINEGMNVSFQGTPDGQVYLLLDGQPFGRRL
- a CDS encoding penicillin-binding transpeptidase domain-containing protein; this encodes MRRVSRRGWRVEVSAAAALFLAACVSVRGRPAEGPLDEAQLYLRAWAGGDYAALRHVVADPPANLEEQHQRFRDDLRILSSRFELDRVHHEADSAVVTFRAIHVLRGLGEWEVNSALRFVRREGIWWVRWTPAVLHPEAREGDRFSRTRTRSERADILDGKGQPLTHLGEVITIGVEPRRIQNRAAVASALQAQLGVDPVRFQKVLNAPGVAPDHFLPIIDVRPERYQLVRPALAPVPGIFFRRKKNVRLSPAEGFAAHTLGRVGEITAELLAQLGPTYQPGDLVGVSGLELAYEPQLAGTPSGEVRLTRPSGEARVIHRFEGTPGTPLRTTLLPEVQSAAEMALEGVALPAALVAVDTATGAILAIVSRPLEVPLHRALTGRYPPGSTFKVVTSEALLAEGLSADSPVSCPPTVTVGGKQFRNFEGEAFGNTRLRTVFAHSCNTAFVTLAAGLEPDALGAAARRFGFNVEYQVGLPSPGASFPEPRDETERAAAAIGQGRVLATPLHMASVAAAAESGRWRAPYLVANVEEHPSASLSPGTRAPLHALMRAVVTEGSGRSAAGIPGLAGKTGTAEFGSGTPLPTHAWFIGFHKGIGFAVLVEGGGVGGRVAVPIAARFAAAL
- a CDS encoding ELWxxDGT repeat protein, with the translated sequence MRSTAALLRLFPLTLVVCLACGESPPDVAGSRAGVAARASLRPGEPYRVEDIVPGQLSSGPSQLTDAAGTLFFVAMDAEHGNELWTSDGTSGGTRGVEDIRPGPEDSVIYRLTAVGRRVFFAADDGIHGHELWTSDGTPEGTWLVEDLTPGSESTYIGAVAALGGVFYFSAFSFETGSMLWRTEGTPGSTRPVADWLPSSPQMLTVWNGQLYFFVERALYRSDGTAEGTVLLRDFTDEPGLVFPIGPVAAEGWLYFVLYEEDEDGFPRAPFWVWRSDGTTEGTVLVAEVPARLRSDLIATGERLFFVANESVHGSEPWTSDGTREGTGLVEDIIPGPGSPYLRELTGLEGILYFSAYTPSEGDELWRSDGTAGGTFLLRDVRPGPQGSSIAYLTAQGGQLFFTAREWTSGHEPWTSDGTLLGTRRIADLVIGPFSSAPHGFTRSGSRVFFVATEPRRGTELWAMNAGTSAPVGEAPADPGGFGPAYLVQDIVPGAEDPRIYWQAGVGGLLFVDAYDPSFGTELWRLDGTLGGARLVEDIRPGPESSFPSKMIDLGGGVLLFFANDGVHGEELWRSGGTPGSTRLVKDIRPGAGGSGAFEEIVLEGVLYFTANDGVHGQELWRSDGTPEGTWLVRDIWPGPESASPTLFTVWNGQLVFVADDGVHGRELWRTDGTEQGTRLAAEVIPGPDGEFVFIEELAATPELLFFRVYTFEGTELWRSDLTQEGTVLVRDITLGSRSGLPTQLTVLGSRVFFVGYDPEHGSELWRSDGTAEGTMRVRDIRPGPEDSRPDPLVVLGGRLFFGAEDDGTFGRELWASDGTEEGTVLVGDLSPGPSSSNPLELFPVAGRLLFSAEDGIRGRELWVSDGTPEGTRLLQELVPGQVGGDPSRFIATRDHVYFTLDNSPTGREPWALPIRILRE